A stretch of DNA from Variovorax paradoxus:
ATATTGATGATGCTGCCCTTCGCGCGGATCAGGTGCTCGCGAAAGGCGTAGGACATGCGCATGACGCCATTGAGGTTGACGTCGATCACATCGAGGAAGACTTCCTCGGTATGTTCCGCCTCGCCGCAAAGAATGCCCTGTGCATTGACCAGAACGTCGAGCGTTTCAAAGGTTGCGGCAAACGCCTTGATGCCGTCGCCATCGCGTGCATCGAGGAGTTCGAAGCGAATGGCTTGATTTGCCGGGTTCAGCCTTTCCCTGGCGATCTTTTCAGGACTGCTTCCGGTGGCCACGACCGACGCGCCGAGCCTTGCAAAGCCGTGCGCAATTGCGAGCCCGATGCCACTGGTGGCGCCCGATACCACAATGGACTTTCCATTGAAGAGGTCGCTGCGAAAGGTGTCGAGCAGGGTGTCTCTGTCTGTCTGATTTTCTTGCATGATTGGCCGAGGAAGTGGTTGACTGCCGAATTGGCCAAAAAAGATTATCAGTGTTGGATTGCTTTGGGTATTTGATTCAAATGGAATTAACCAAAGACCTAAATGTTTGCAAAGGTCTGTTGTTTTTGGCAATTTGAGGCGTGCGCGGTGAAATGGGGTGCGCGCCGCACTGGCCCAGCGCGAAGGCACCCCATGGCGAGGTGCCTCGGCAACAGAAAGGCCCAAAAGCCGCGTTGGGTCCCAGCCACTGAGACCCAACGGGCTGTGGGCGGGCCGGCAAGACTCAGGCAGCTTGCGCGACGCTCTTCTGGTTCGCGGCTTCGGCCGTGGCCACGAGGATGTCGGCGCGGGCGGCGGCCAGCGCGGCGGCCTTGGGTGCGTCACCCATCGCGATGCCTTCGGCGCGCACGAAGCGCACGTCGGTGATGCCGAAGAAGCCGAAGATCACCTTCAGGTAGCTCTCCTGGTGTTCAGCCGCTTGACCACCTTCGGAGGTCGAGTAGATGCCGCCGCGGCTCGACGCCACGATGATGGTCTTGCCGCCGGCCAGGCCCACGGCGCCCTTGTCGGTGTACTTGAAGGTGCGGCCGGCTTGCGCGAGGCGGTCGATCCAGGCCTTGAGCTGGGTCGGGATGGTGAAGTTGTACAGCGGGGCGCCGATCACGACGACGTCGGCGGCCAGGAACTGGGTCACCAGCTTTTCCGACAGGGCGTTCTCGCGCAGCTGCGCTTCGGTCGGCTGGGCCTGCACGCCGGTCTTGATGCCGAGAGCGTCGGGGCCGAAGTGCGAGGGCGCGTCCACGGCGAGGTCGAGGTATTCGACCTGGGTGTTGGGGTGGGCGGCGCGCCAGGCGGCGACGGTTTCGGCCGTGAGCTGGCGCGAGGTGGAGCCGGCGGCCAGGATGCTGGAGTCGATGTGGAGCAGCTTCATGTCAGTCAATCACTTTCTGTGCAAGGTGTCGGCGCTGAGAAGTGGCCGGCGTTGGAAGAATTCTATTTTTGATGCGAGTGATTGATAAGTAGCCAAAATTTGATCAGATCGTTCTGTTTGCGGGACAATTAAGCGATGCAAGACCTCAACGACATGGTTTTCTTCGCCGAGGTGGCCGAGCGGGGCGGCTTTGCCGCCGCCAGCCGGGCGCTGGGCATCCCCAAATCGCGCCTGTCGCGCCGCGTGGCCGAGCTCGAGGAGCGGTTGGGCGTGCAACTGATGCAGCGCAGCACGCGGCGCCTGTCGCTCACGCCGGCCGGCGAGATCTATCTGCGGCACGCCTCGGCGATGCGCGACGCAGCGCAGGCGGCCGCCGAGGCGGTGGCGCAGGTGCAGACCGAGCCGAGCGGGCTGGTGCGGTTGACCTGCCCGGTCACCATCGCGCACAGCGGGTTGGCGCAGCTGATCCCGCTGTTCATGGAACGCTACCCCGCGGTGCGCGTCGACATCCGCGTCATCAACCGGCCGGTGGACCTGATCGAGGAGGGCATCGACATCGCGCTGCGCGTGCGCCCGGCGATCGAGGACAGCACCGTGCTCGTCGCCAAGACCTTCGGTCACAGCCGCGGCGTGCTGGTCGCGAGTCCGGCGCTGCTGGCGCAGCACGGGCCGATCGGCACGCCCGCCGACCTTGCAAAGCTGCCGACGGCGGCCATGTCGGTCAACGGGGAAGGGCGCGCCGAATGGCGGCTCGAGGGCCCGGAAGGCCGCAGCCACCTGCATGTGCACACGCCGCGCTACGTGGCCGACGACCTCGCCACGCTGCAGTTCGGCGCGGTGGGCGGTGTCGGCGCGACCCTGCTCCCCGACTACATGTGCAGCGCCGACGTCGAGGCCGGCCGGCTGGTGCGGGTGCTGCCGGGCTGGGGGCCGTCGCCGGTGGTGGCGCACATGGTGTTTCCGGCGCGGCGTGCGCTGGTGCCGGCGGTGCGGCGGCTGATCGACTTCCTGTCGGAGCACCTGCAGAGCGAGCAGATGCGGATGTTCTAAAGCCAGATTGCTATCCAAAAGATAGCGTCATGCCGGGGCTTCGCAGGTTCTATATGCGAAAAACGTCATATCCAAACAAACAGATATTCGTTTGCCATTGAAGCAGCGGTTCGCACAATCCAAGGCTTCACCCCCTCCTTGGAGCGACCATGGCAACCCTGCGACTCGGCGACACCGCCCCCAATTTCACCCAGGACTCCAGCGAAGGCCCGATCGACTTCTACCAGTGGGCCGGCGATTCGTGGATCGTGTTCTTCTCGCACCCGGCCGATTTCACGCCCGTGTGCACCACCGAACTTGGCAAGACGGCGGCGCTGTCGGGCGAGTTCGCCAAGCGCGGCGTGAAGCCCATCGCGCTGAGCGTCGACCCGGCCACCAAGCACAAGGAGTGGATCTCGGACATCAACGAGACGCAGAACACCACCGTCAACTTCCCGATCATTGCGGACGCCGACCGCAAGGTGGCCGACCTGTACGACCTGATCCACCCGAATGCCTCGGCCACGGCCACCGTTCGCAGCGTGTTCATCATCGATCCGAAGAAGGTGATCCGCACCACCATCACCTACCCGGCATCGACCGGCCGCAACTTCGACGAGATCCTGCGCGTGATCGACTCGCTGCAGCTCACCGACAGCCACAAGGTCGCCACGCCCGTGAACTGGAAGGACGGCGACGACGTCGTCATCGTGCCGAGCATCCAGGACCCGGCCGAGCTGGCCGAGCGCTTCCCCAAGGGCTTCAAGGCCGTCAAGCCTTACCTGCGGATCACGCCGCAGCCGAACAAGTAAGCCCGCAGGACCGCGCCGTCATGCAGACTCGCGTCATCATCGTGCCCGGCTGGCGCGACTCCGGGCCCGGCCACTGGCAGAGCCTGTGGGAAGCGCGCATTCCGGGCGCGGCGCGGGTGGCGCAGGACGACTGGGCCTCGCCCAAGCGCGATGCCTGGGTGCCCGCACTGGCCAGGCTCGTGCTCGAAAGCGAAGGCCCCGTGGTCATCGCGGCGCACAGCCTGGGCTGCATCGCCACCGCGCACCTGCCGCCCGAGGCCGCTGCCCGCATCCAGGGTGCGCTGCTGGTGGCGCCGGCCGACCCGGAGCGTCGCGCGGTGCTGTCCGACTTCGCGCCCGTGCCGTATGCGGCGCTGCCGTACCGCAGCATCGTGGTGGCGAGCAGCAACGATCCCTATTGCCCTATCCGCCTCGCGGGTGCCTATTCGCGCGCCTGGGGCAGCGAGTTCGTGCGCATGCAGAATGCGGGGCACATCAACATCGATTCGGGGCACGGAGACTGGCCGCTCGGCCTGGCCCTGCTGCAATCGTTGACCGACGAACCCGCCGCCTGGTCGGCCGGTCGTGAATTTTCAGACAACCTGGCAACCACATGACTTCCAGAATCAAGACCCTCGTCGCCGTGCTCGCGCTGGCGTCCTCCGCACTCGCCGGCAACACTGCCTTTGCCCAAGGCACAGGCCTGCTGAACGCCTCGTACGACGTGGCGCGCGAGTTCTACAAGGACTACAACGCAGCGTTCGTGGCGCACTACAAGAAGGCCACGGGCAAGGACGTCAAGATCGACCAGTCGCACGGCGGCTCCAGCGCCCAGGCACGCGCCGTGGCCGACGGCCTCGACGCCGATGTGGTCACCATGAACACCTCGACCGACATCGACTTCCTGGCCGGCACCGGCGTGGTCGCCAAGGACTGGAACAAGAAATTCCCCGAGAACGCATCGCCCACCACCTCGACCATGCTGCTGCTGGTGCGCAACGGCAACCCCAAGGGCATCAAGGACTGGGACGACCTGATCAAGCCGGGGGTGCAGGTTGTGATCGTCAACCCCAAGACCGGCGGCAACGGCCGCTACGCCTACCTGGCCGCCTGGGGCTACATCAAGAAGAAGGGCGGCACCGACGCGCAGGCCGCCGAGTTCGTCGGCAAGCTGTTCAAGAACGTGCCGGTGCTGGCACGCGGCGGCCGCGACGCCACCACCGCCTTCCTGCAACGCAACATCGGCGACGCGCTGATCACCTTCGAATCCGAAGTGGTCTCGATCGACCGTGAATTCGGCACCGGCAAGGTCGACTCGGTGTACCCGTCGATCTCCATCGTGGCCGAGAACCCGGTTGCCATCGTCGAGCGCACCGTCAAGAAGAAGGGCACGGGCGAGCTCGCCAAGGCCTACCTCGACTGGCTGTACTCCGAAGAAGCGCAGGAAATCGCCGCCAAGCACGCGCTGCGTCCGCGTTCGCCGGCCGTGCTCAAGAAGCACGCCGCGACCTTCAAGCCCCTGCAGCTGTTCACGGTGCAGGAACTGTTCGGCAGCCTGACCGAAGCGCAGAAGGTGCACTTCAATGACGGCGGCCAGTTCGACAAGCTCTACACCCCTGGCGCGAAGTAAATGAGTGGCGCTGCTTCTTCGGCGCTCCCGGCAGCGGGAGCGCCTTTTTCACGTGCCAACCGGGCAGGGGGCGCCAAGCGCGTGCTGCCCGGTTTCCACATCACGCTCGGCTTCACGGTCTTCTACCTGTGCCTGATCGTG
This window harbors:
- a CDS encoding SDR family NAD(P)-dependent oxidoreductase, translating into MQENQTDRDTLLDTFRSDLFNGKSIVVSGATSGIGLAIAHGFARLGASVVATGSSPEKIARERLNPANQAIRFELLDARDGDGIKAFAATFETLDVLVNAQGILCGEAEHTEEVFLDVIDVNLNGVMRMSYAFREHLIRAKGSIINISSMLSYLVEPEIPAYAASKTGLLGLTRTLAHAYGPHGVRVNTISPGYHKTDMTKVLWSVPKSHDLIAGHSALKRWGSTEDLVGAAIFYASPAASFITATDLPVDGGYVVGNTVR
- a CDS encoding FMN-dependent NADH-azoreductase, which gives rise to MKLLHIDSSILAAGSTSRQLTAETVAAWRAAHPNTQVEYLDLAVDAPSHFGPDALGIKTGVQAQPTEAQLRENALSEKLVTQFLAADVVVIGAPLYNFTIPTQLKAWIDRLAQAGRTFKYTDKGAVGLAGGKTIIVASSRGGIYSTSEGGQAAEHQESYLKVIFGFFGITDVRFVRAEGIAMGDAPKAAALAAARADILVATAEAANQKSVAQAA
- a CDS encoding LysR family transcriptional regulator yields the protein MQDLNDMVFFAEVAERGGFAAASRALGIPKSRLSRRVAELEERLGVQLMQRSTRRLSLTPAGEIYLRHASAMRDAAQAAAEAVAQVQTEPSGLVRLTCPVTIAHSGLAQLIPLFMERYPAVRVDIRVINRPVDLIEEGIDIALRVRPAIEDSTVLVAKTFGHSRGVLVASPALLAQHGPIGTPADLAKLPTAAMSVNGEGRAEWRLEGPEGRSHLHVHTPRYVADDLATLQFGAVGGVGATLLPDYMCSADVEAGRLVRVLPGWGPSPVVAHMVFPARRALVPAVRRLIDFLSEHLQSEQMRMF
- a CDS encoding peroxiredoxin, with the protein product MATLRLGDTAPNFTQDSSEGPIDFYQWAGDSWIVFFSHPADFTPVCTTELGKTAALSGEFAKRGVKPIALSVDPATKHKEWISDINETQNTTVNFPIIADADRKVADLYDLIHPNASATATVRSVFIIDPKKVIRTTITYPASTGRNFDEILRVIDSLQLTDSHKVATPVNWKDGDDVVIVPSIQDPAELAERFPKGFKAVKPYLRITPQPNK
- a CDS encoding RBBP9/YdeN family alpha/beta hydrolase translates to MQTRVIIVPGWRDSGPGHWQSLWEARIPGAARVAQDDWASPKRDAWVPALARLVLESEGPVVIAAHSLGCIATAHLPPEAAARIQGALLVAPADPERRAVLSDFAPVPYAALPYRSIVVASSNDPYCPIRLAGAYSRAWGSEFVRMQNAGHINIDSGHGDWPLGLALLQSLTDEPAAWSAGREFSDNLATT
- a CDS encoding sulfate ABC transporter substrate-binding protein, coding for MTSRIKTLVAVLALASSALAGNTAFAQGTGLLNASYDVAREFYKDYNAAFVAHYKKATGKDVKIDQSHGGSSAQARAVADGLDADVVTMNTSTDIDFLAGTGVVAKDWNKKFPENASPTTSTMLLLVRNGNPKGIKDWDDLIKPGVQVVIVNPKTGGNGRYAYLAAWGYIKKKGGTDAQAAEFVGKLFKNVPVLARGGRDATTAFLQRNIGDALITFESEVVSIDREFGTGKVDSVYPSISIVAENPVAIVERTVKKKGTGELAKAYLDWLYSEEAQEIAAKHALRPRSPAVLKKHAATFKPLQLFTVQELFGSLTEAQKVHFNDGGQFDKLYTPGAK